Proteins from one Malaya genurostris strain Urasoe2022 chromosome 2, Malgen_1.1, whole genome shotgun sequence genomic window:
- the LOC131428924 gene encoding zinc finger BED domain-containing protein 4-like, with the protein MAPTQSGVRKFFDVDQKTRKAKCNLCGKQYTYTGGTTNLWKHLSVHHKITQQSTKITSSTLATDFNKTSTDILNPSSDNSDTSKLTSRCTSAVPNTNTFTQPTLDILLAKGKAFKEGGQRAAQLESALLFMICKDNLSLSTPEKEGFNKFCHLLNAFWVPPSRKVVTTRLETIYGILSDTVKTTFAGLQSLCLTMDCWTDSQSTNAFLGVTAHFRIGVEMRSATLGVCHLTQSHTAIYLQQKIQEFLTFWQIELSKVTSVVTDNGANIVLAVKNVFGSSKHIACFDHTLNLIPSKTLSTKLQNGTPNVPGLPELISKVKAIATLSHTSGNFSDEIKRIQREKGLAEGSLLRLIQDVTTRWGSTFAMCDRFLEMQDIISVAALKFPKVVMLSGSEIATLKFIRNLLRPFHQKLAAMESPKDDELADRAKNFIIQEMHKKIDNIEGSTFLAKATLLDPRFKKIDFNMKSVHVYNAVESLKREMTRLPIIAYKYPQLYKIAQVYVPAVATSVPAERLFSLAGRILGDETNRLTPEHFQQRIFLAGLGTEVWETTLNI; encoded by the exons CACTGGTGGcacaacaaatttatggaaaCATCTTTCTGTACACCATAAAATAACACAACAGTCGACAAAAATAACATCGTCCACACTGGCGACTGATTTCAAT AAAACTTCTACGGATATTTTAAATCCGTCTTCAGATAACAGTGATACTTCAAAGCTGACGTCAAGATGTACTTCCGCTGTACCGAATACGAATACATTCACGCAACCAACTTTGGATATACTCTTAGCAAAAGGCAAAGCATTTAAAG AAGGAGGTCAGCGAGCAGCGCAGTTGGAGAGTGCTCTACTTTTCATGATCTGCAAGGATAATTTAAGTCTTTCTACTCCCGAAAAAGAGGGATTCAACAAATTCTGCCATCTTTTAAATGCGTTTTGGGTGCCTCCGAGTAGAAAAGTTGTCACAACTCGCCTAGAAACAATTTACGGGATTCTCTCAGATACAGTGAAAACGACTTTTGCAGGCCTACAATCACTTTGCCTCACCATGGATTGTTGGACGGACTCTCAATCGACCAATGCTTTCCTTGGAGTCACAGCTCATTTCCGTATTGGAGTTGAAATGCGTTCTGCAACTTTAGGTGTCTGTCATCTCACGCAGTCACATACGGCCATTTATTTGCAGCAGAAGATACAGGAATTTCTTACATTCTGGCAAATTGAACTTTCTAAAGTTACATCGGTTGTCACGGATAACGGGGCCAATATTGTTTTGGCAGTTAAGAATGTTTTTGGGTCATCTAAACACATCGCCTGCTTTGACCACACCCTGAATCTTATTCCCTCAAAGACCTTGAGcacaaaacttcaaaacggtACTCCTAACGTTCCAGGTCTCCCTGAACTGATTAGCAAAGTGAAAGCTATCGCGACTCTTAGCCATACGAGTGGAAATTTTTCGGATGAGATCAAAAGAATTCAACGAGAAAAAGGCTTAGCTGAAGGTTCATTACTGCGGCTTATACAAGACGTTACCACGAGGTGGGGATCCACATTTGCCATGTGCGACCGATTTTTGGAGATGCAAGACATTATATCTGTCGCTGCACTCAAGTTTCCAAAAGTAGTAATGCtgagtggttcggaaatcgcaACTTTGAAATTCATCAGAAATCTTCTAAGGCCATTTCATCAG aaaTTAGCAGCAATGGAATCACCAAAAGACGATGAGCTTGCTGACCGAGctaaaaatttcataattcaGGAAATGCACAAAAAAATCGATAACATTGAGGGAAGCACATTCCTGGCCAAGGCTACTCTTTTGGATCCGAGATTCAAAAAAATAGATTTCAATATGAAGAGTGTGCATGTTTATAATGCCGTTGAAAGTTTGAAGCGAGAGATGACGAGGTTACCGATAATAGCGTACAAGTACCCGCAGTTGTACAAAATAGCTCAAGTGTATGTTCCAGCTGTTGCAACTTCGGTCCCAGCCGAGCGTTTATTTTCCCTGGCTGGTCGAATTTTAGGCGATGAAACGAACCGACTTACACCTGAGCATTTCCAACAAAGAATTTTCCTTGCCGGACTAGGGACGGAAGTTTGGGAGACAACGCTTAATATAtag